Proteins from a single region of bacterium:
- the treZ gene encoding malto-oligosyltrehalose trehalohydrolase, protein MRRVSLWAPHAKKVEVEIDGTRASMARIARGMTAHGIDGWWAYEDERIRDGSEYVVFVDGDGPIADPRSRDQPRGVFGPSRVRDIPAIARVDAGFRPAALADALIYEMHIGTFTPEGTFDAAIARLDHLVDLGATHAELMPVNQFSGPRGWGYDGVFLFAPHDRYGGPDGLARFVAACHERNIGVILDVVYNHLGPEGNVLHRVGPYFTHKYKSPWGDGINFDGPGSDEVRRFVIDNALMWLGEYGIDALRIDAVHGIFDQSATHILEQLAIEVDDLAARSGRRLDLICESDLNDPRLVRPREQGGFGLAAQWNDDYHHALHAVLTGERTGYYADFGRLADIARALERNFVYDGRASAFRERTFGRDASDLPGDRFVGFIQNHDQIGNRARGDRLSSIVDVARVKIGAALVFAAPFTPMVFQGEEWGASTPFPYFTSHQDKRLARAVSKGRRNEFAAFGWNADDVPDPQDEATFRLAILDWDEMSREPHRELYAWYRDLARLRRDTPDLRDVATPDIAMSEPRPPGSGRDVHHDRRDGTVPNVAMSGPQTQSPRSGRGDEVRGRYRPGANRSIKTRFDENEKWLAIQRGTIGAAVNFADEPRAVPLPGAREILLASLPGVRIDGDAIQMPPTSVAFVSLFSFRERS, encoded by the coding sequence ATTCGGCGTGTCTCCCTTTGGGCGCCGCACGCGAAAAAGGTCGAGGTCGAAATCGACGGAACGCGCGCGTCGATGGCGCGCATTGCGCGCGGCATGACGGCGCACGGGATCGACGGCTGGTGGGCGTACGAGGACGAGCGCATCCGCGACGGCAGCGAATACGTCGTTTTCGTCGATGGCGACGGCCCAATCGCCGATCCGCGCTCGCGCGACCAGCCGCGCGGTGTGTTCGGTCCCTCGCGCGTGCGCGACATCCCGGCGATCGCGCGCGTCGACGCCGGGTTTCGTCCCGCCGCGCTCGCCGACGCGTTGATATACGAAATGCACATCGGGACCTTCACGCCCGAGGGCACGTTCGACGCCGCCATCGCGCGCCTCGATCACCTTGTCGATCTCGGCGCAACGCACGCCGAGCTCATGCCGGTCAATCAGTTCTCCGGCCCGCGCGGATGGGGATACGACGGCGTGTTTCTTTTCGCGCCGCACGATCGCTACGGCGGCCCGGACGGACTGGCGCGATTCGTCGCCGCCTGCCACGAGCGGAACATCGGCGTCATTCTCGACGTCGTTTACAACCACCTCGGCCCGGAAGGAAACGTGCTCCACCGGGTCGGCCCGTATTTCACGCACAAATACAAATCGCCCTGGGGAGACGGCATCAACTTCGACGGCCCCGGCTCGGACGAAGTGCGCCGGTTTGTCATCGACAACGCGCTGATGTGGCTTGGCGAGTACGGCATCGACGCGCTGCGCATCGACGCGGTGCACGGCATTTTCGATCAATCCGCGACGCACATCCTCGAGCAGCTCGCGATCGAAGTGGACGATCTCGCCGCGCGCTCGGGACGAAGGCTCGACCTCATCTGCGAGTCCGACCTCAACGATCCGCGCCTCGTGCGGCCACGGGAGCAGGGAGGTTTCGGCCTCGCGGCGCAATGGAACGATGACTATCACCACGCGCTGCACGCGGTGCTGACGGGCGAGCGCACGGGCTACTACGCCGACTTCGGCCGCCTCGCCGACATCGCCCGCGCGCTCGAGCGCAATTTCGTCTATGACGGCCGCGCCTCCGCGTTCCGCGAACGGACTTTCGGCCGCGACGCGTCAGACCTGCCCGGCGACCGCTTCGTCGGCTTCATCCAGAACCACGACCAGATCGGCAACCGCGCGCGCGGCGATCGCCTCTCGTCGATCGTCGATGTCGCGCGCGTCAAGATCGGCGCCGCGCTCGTTTTCGCCGCGCCGTTCACGCCGATGGTGTTTCAGGGCGAGGAGTGGGGCGCATCGACGCCGTTCCCGTATTTCACGAGCCATCAGGACAAGCGCCTCGCGCGCGCGGTCAGCAAGGGCCGCCGTAACGAGTTTGCCGCATTCGGCTGGAACGCGGACGATGTGCCCGACCCGCAGGACGAAGCGACGTTCCGCCTCGCGATCCTTGATTGGGACGAGATGTCCCGCGAACCGCATCGCGAGTTATACGCCTGGTACCGCGATCTCGCGCGCCTTCGCCGCGACACGCCCGACCTGCGCGACGTTGCGACGCCAGACATTGCGATGTCAGAGCCGCGACCGCCAGGGAGCGGTCGCGATGTTCACCACGACCGGCGCGACGGTACGGTGCCGAACGTCGCGATGTCGGGGCCGCAAACGCAGTCGCCCCGCTCCGGGCGGGGCGACGAAGTGCGCGGTCGATACCGCCCGGGTGCGAACCGCTCGATCAAAACGCGATTCGACGAAAACGAAAAATGGCTTGCGATCCAACGCGGCACGATCGGCGCCGCCGTCAACTTCGCCGATGAACCCCGCGCCGTCCCGCTTCCCGGCGCTCGCGAGATCCTGCTCGCCTCATTGCCCGGCGTTCGTATCGACGGCGACGCGATTCAGATGCCGCCGACGTCCGTGGCGTTCGTGAGCCTTTTCTCATTCCGCGAACGGAGTTGA